The Drosophila simulans strain w501 chromosome 3R, Prin_Dsim_3.1, whole genome shotgun sequence genome contains the following window.
TGGAATGCTATGGGCACTTAATGACGTCAGTAACTAGTATTGGCCGTTAATTGCTTTGGTTTGCATATTATTACAGTCGATAGCATTACGATTATATACTATAGAAGAGTGCATTGCATTTAAACGGGTTTCCCGTTTTGGCATGAACTTCGACGAGGTATTctcattttaaaatgtatgctAAGAACCGAAGATTTGGTTACCACCTCTAAGTTATAATAAGAAAGAAAGCGATAAGCCTAAGCGCTCCATTCCTTTTTCGGCAGCTTATTAACTACTTggtttattcaaatatttcattttaaaagaGACACATGGCGATGAAATTGCTCTGCATTTGGATTGTTGGTCACGTTGTCAGTGCCCTGGTTATAGCGGCCCCCACAAGCGAGGATGTGCTCAACCAGGACACGCCCTACATGAAGGAACTACTGCGTCAAGCCAAAGCTGCTGAGATCGAGAGCTTTATGGACCAGAAGTCGGATCCTTGCAAGGATTTCTACTCTTTCTCCTGTGGCAACTACAAGCGCATCAACTCGGCTTTGACTATGCGGGTAATGAGTACTGGAGTATTCGAGACTTTGACCAATGGATTCAACCGAAAGATCGTAAAGATGCTCAACACACCCCACGATACCTACGACACTCCGGAGGACATTCAGGTGAAGCATTTCTACGAGTCCTGTCTCCGGATCAAGGAGCTCAACTCGACGTACAGCGAAAAGCTTAAGGGGCTCATTGCTGAATTTGGAACGATGCCGCTGCTCGAAGGATCCTCCTGGCAGGAGGACGACTTCGACTGGCTGAATACTACTGCTCGCATGGCCCACCGATACGGAATAACGTCCATTATAGGCGTTGGAGTCGCCACGGACTTCGCCAATAAccaaaaaaacattatctaCATAGGCCAGCAGGAGTTCCCACTGAAGACACGGTCCATGTATATGGACAACGAAACGGCCATCTACCGCCAAAATTATCAGAGTAATGTGCAGCTCATTTTGAAGCGATACTTAGGTGTTGAGGTCGAATTGGCAAGAAAAGCGGCCAAGGAAATGATTGACTTCGAGGTGGACTTGGCCCATGGACTGGTGGACAACAACGAGCACCTGGACCTAAGGGACCTGGTGGAACTTCTGACTGTCGCTGAATTGCGTGAGAGATATGCCCCCACCCTGGACACAGACCAATTAATATTCGTGAGCATGGGAGAGAAGATTTCCGACAAGATCTACGAATTCAACAAGCGTTATCAGCAAAATTTGGTCGAGGTGATCGAGCGTACGCCCAAGAGCACTGTAGCCAACTATTTATTCATTAGCCTGATCTGGGAGTTTATAAAAAAACCAAGTGGACTGGAGGAAAAGCCGACAGAGGCCTGTGTGGACTTCACCAAGACGTACTTCGCCAAGAATCTGGACAACATGATCTACCGCCGCTACAAAAACGAGAAATCCTCCAGAGAAATCGACAACATGTGGCATCAATTGAAGTCCGCCTTTAAGGAGACCTTGTTATCCAGTCCGGCTCTAGATTGGATCGAGCCATCCACTAGAAGTCTTGCCATCGCTAAGCTGGAGGCTATGACCCTGCAGGTCAACAACTACGCAAAGGAGAACTTTACCGAGGACTTTGCGGACCTCAATTTGCAAAGCACGGACTGCGTGGAGAATTTGCGACAGGTTCAGATGAtgcaagcaaaacaaatgcgCCAATTGTTTCACCAGCCGGCTAAACCACTGGAAGCGGGCGAACTTATGAGCTATACGCCAAGCAACGTCCTGGTGGAGAACACTATCAAGGTTCCGGTTTCCCTCCTACAACCCTTCTACATTTGGTCCGATGTCTACCCCAATGCGATTGTGTTCGGAACCTTAGCCTACCTAATTGGACACGAGCTGATCCACGGATTCGACGACAGCGGACGGAAGTTCGACGAGAAGGGGAACTCGAAGGATTGGTGGGATGAGAAGTCCAGCAGCAACTTTCTGAAACGGAGGGAATGCTTCACCAAGCAGTACGGCAGGTATGTCTACGATGGCATTCAGCTGAAGGAGTCAAACGCGCAGTCGGAGAACATTGCGGACAACGGCGGAATGCGACTGGCCTACACCGCCTACCGGCAATGGTACGAAAACCAGCTGACACTTCCTAATGGGGCTCAGGAAATGACCAAGGAGACCCTGCCCAATATGCGATACACCGCCAAACAACTGTTCTTCATCAGCTTTGCTCAGAGCTGGTGCAACGATGTACATCCCAAGGTGAAGGCCTTTCAGGTATCAACGGACAAGCACATGCCAGGAAAGTTCCGCGTTATTGGAACTTTATCTAACTTCGAGGAGTTCTCAAAGGAGTTCAACTGCCACGCCGGAACAGCCATGAATCCCATCGATAAATGCATACTTTACTAGAGTATATAATAGTAAAAACTAAGCAGttcaacttttcaattttattcgTTGTTAACTATTTACTTTGTGATTTCTAAGTTTTGGAAGGGATGAGCACTTTAGTAATGGTTAATATCCGACCTAATCCCATATTTTCTTATCCTATACCTCAACCTTAATTCATAAAGTGATGttgaacaaataaaatttaaatatgcctATTTACAATGTTTTTAGCGAAATGTGGAGATTCTGCTTTCGTCACAATTCGGAAACGTGCCGGCTGAGGCTTATATTGTTTGAGGTTTACAATAGACACACATCAACTGGACGTCATGGCAGAGTAATCAACTACCTTGACATCAATTCTATCATTCACGTGAGTAGAACAATATAAAGAGTCTTTGCTAAAAGCACATTTACTTTAACAGCTTAATGAAGgttatattaaaaaatcattGACTTCTTTCTGAGTAAAAATTCAGCCAATAAGGAAAAGTATAACAGATCCGAAtctaattttataaaatgaaagGTTTTCGCTAGTATTATACAACTAAAGCATATCTACAGAAAAAGTTTGTAGACAAGTTAAGTTCAGCTGTAATGTAACAGCTATAGTGAATGATAATGCTTCCGAgaaaaaaatgatttgatAAAAATTAGCAAGCTGTTTGCAATCAGCAGTGAGCAATAGGAACTCAGTGTTTGAGCTGAGCACTGTGTCAGAGAGCACCCGATAACCCCAGGGTCGCCTTTTGTTTACCGAGATCCGAGGAGCGGCTTGGCTTTAATGGGGATGGCGATGAACTCATCAGATCAACTGAGGCACGACAGTCGATCATGGGAATTAAAACGAAGCACAACGCGATGCAGTTGCTCTGTATTTGCATTGCTGGCCACGTCCTAAGTGCGATGGTCGCGGCTGCTCCTACCAGCGAGGAAGATCTCAAACAGGACACGCCCTACATGAAGGAACTACTGCGTCAGGCGAAGACGGCTGAGATCGAGAGCTTTATGGACCAGAAGGCGGATCCATGCAACGATTTCTACGCATTCTCCTGTGGCAATTATAAGCGCATCAACTCGGCTTTGAGCATGCAAGTGGTCACCACTGGAGTATTCGAGACTCTGACCAAAGGACTTAACCGAAAGATCCTGAAGATGCTCAACACACCCCACGATACCTACGACACTCCGGAAGACATTAAGGTGAAGCATTTCTACGAGTCCTGCCTCCGGATCAAGGAGCTCAACTCGACGTACAGCGAAAAGCTTAAGGGGCTCATTGCTGAGTTCGGAACGATGCCGCTGCTCGAAGGATCCTCCTGGCAGGAGGACGACTTCGACTGGCTGAATACTACTGCTCGCATGGCCTACCGATACGGTATAACTCCTGTTATGGGCATTGAGGTGAATAAGGACTTGGCCAGCAATACCCGGAACCGAATATACCTGGGTCAGCAGGACTTCCCGCTGGAGGCGCGTTCCATGTACGTCGATGATGCAACAGCAGTATATCGTCAGAAATATCGTAATAATATCCAGCGCATCTTGCAGCGTTCCCTGGGCGTGCAAatggatttggccaaaaaaacgGCCAAGGAACTGATTGACTTTGAGGTGGATTTGGCTCAAGGACTAGTGGACGATAGCGAAGGACTAGATCTGGGTGAATTGACCCAGTTACTCACAGTGGACGAAATCCAGAGAAGGTACTCCCCCACCTTGGATATCGACCGATTGCTGTTTGTGAGCATGGGAGAGCTCATTTCCGACCAGATTTACGAATATAACAAACGTTATCAGCAAAACTTGGTCGAAGTCATTAAGCGTACGCCCAAGCGCATTGTAGCCAACTATATATTCTTTCGGCTGATCTGGGAGTTTGTGGAGACGCCATCCGATTCGCaggagaagcagaagcagGCATGCGTGGACCTTACCAAGAAGTACTTTGCCAAAAATCTGGACAACATGTTCTATCGTCGCTACAACAACGAGAAATCCTCGAGAGAAATCGACAACATGTGGCGTCAATTGAAGTCTACCTTTAACGAGACACTCCGTTCCAGTCCCGCCTTGAATTGGATCGAGCGACCCACACGGAACCTTGCTATGGCGAAGCTACAGGCGATGACGCTGGAGGTCAACAACTACTCAGATGACAACTTCACCGAGGAGTTTGCCGAACTCAATCTGCAAAGTGACGACTACGTGGAGAATGTGCGATATACAAGCCTACTTGGGGCCAAACAGATGCGGGAGATGCTCCACAAGCCGGCCAAACCGTTTGAGGCGGGCTCCCAACTCAGTTACACCCCGGCCAACATCCTGATAGAGAACACCATCAAGGTTCCGGTGGCCCTGCTACAGCCCTTCTACATTTGGTCCGATGTCTACCCCAATGCGATTATGTTCGGAACCCTGGCCTCCCTAATTGGACACGAGTTAATCCACGGATTCGACGACAGCGGGCGGAAGTTCGACGAGAAGGGGAACTCGAAGGATTGGTGGGATGAGAAGTCCAGCAGCAACTTCCTGAAACGACGGGACTGCTTCACCAAGCAGTACGGCAGGTATGTCTACGACGGCATTCAGCTGAAGGAGTCAACCGCGCAGTCGGAGAACATTGCGGACAACGGCGGAATGCGACTGGCCTACACCGCCTACCGGCAATGGTACGAAAACCAGCTGACACTTCCTAATGGGGCTCAGGATATGACCAAGGAGACCCTACCCAACCTGCGATACACCGCCACACAACTGTTCTTCATCAGCTTTGCTCAGAGCTGGTGCAACGATGCACATCCCAGTGTGAAGGCACTTCAGGTGTCAACCGACCAGCACATGCCAGGAAAGTTCCGCGTTATTGGATCTTTATCTAACTTCGACGAGTTCTCGAAGGAGTTCAACTGCCCAGCCGGATCCGCCATGAATCCTAGTGAGAAATGCATACTGTACTAGATAGATTGACCCGAAATGTCATTCCTCAACTTGATCAACCAAACCTATTTAGATTTGCTAATATTGAGGGTATTTAAATTATAGTTTCGAGTAAGCGCGAAGAAATTTTGTTGACTTGgtcaaaaaattcaaattttaaaatctgTGAAATAAATAGAACGTAAAAATTGTACCTTACACTAATGGAAGTTATCAACAAAATCCATGTTCAGCTGGGGGTGAATGCTATCTTTAGTTGGCCACTTTCTTATGCATGCCCAAGCCAACCTCAGTCAAGGTTCATTACAAATTCCGACCTAATCTATTTACGTGCCTCCACTTGGCTTTGACCGTGATTGTTACGAGCAGTTAGACGCGGCGGATCGATAATTAAGCCAGTGGTGACAGGTGGGTGGGAAAGGGGCGGAGGTGGAAGGTTGAGGGCAAACGGAACTCACCATGTGTCAGTATGTTGATGGTCTCGTTGTGCCAGTAGAACAGGCTGAGGAGGCATCCCTTGAAGGTCTGCAGTGGTCTGTAACCACGGAGTACGTAGGGATTGAACTGAAGATACGTGGGCATGTCCTGCCAGGGCAGCAGCTGGACCACATTCTCGTCGGATCcggaactgctgctgctgctgctggagctgctggcaCTGCTACTAGGCCCCGATGAAGCTGCAGCTGGTGGATGCTCCGCTGCAGGGACTAGCGAACTTGTTGCTGATCCCGATCCCAGCAAGGCAGACGTTGGCGTGATGGAAGCTTTGGCGGAAGACGTTGATGATGTGGCGGGCATATCCGGCTGAGTGGGTTCAGTGGATGCTATTGCGGTTGCTGTTTCCGGCGCCTCCTTGCCTTTCATTCCGTTCAGGGAAAGGGTCTCAGCGGGAGCACTTGGGATGCCTGGAGCTCCACACGCTTCCACTTGGCCATCAGTGGCGCGTGTAGGTGGCGTGGGTGGCGGAGTCAGCGACATGGTCTCCACGGTGCTGCCCAGGCAGTCGCATCCAGTATTTCCTCCTCCAATCCGGGCCTTTGTGGAGCTGCCCAGCAGCTGCTGATCGGGTTTCAGGTCAACGGCGactgcagcggcggcggcggcagcggtgtCCATGCCGTGCTAATACCTTCGATCGTTTTCGAAATCGGTAGCGGTAACGGTAACGGTTACGGTTTCGGGCTCACTTCCAGTTATAATTACTGTTCCAGTTCCGGTTCCGGTTGCGTggccgtttccgtttccggttcccTAGCTGGCCAGCTGAAAGCGAAAGCAAACGTCATGAATTATGGATCGTCTATATGCGGCTGGCCAAGATGCGATGTGTTACGTAtgtgttgccaaaaaaaacacgtgcgaaagcgaaaaggaaaatgaaaacgagaCCAGGACAAtgtcaacacacacacactcgcacagcaGCCTCGTGACCCAAAAAGGCCTGCGCCATTTGTACTcctcagtgtgtgtgtgtaattgaATATTCCATGCGACTCACGCGAGTCTCGGATTAGGCCACAAATATCAGCTCCCGGGCTCgggaaaaaatcaataaaaatacttACTTCTGCCATGGAACGCGCAAACGTTTTTGGTACAGAATCCTACTCGCAAATGTAGAGGGATTACGTTTTTTCGGGGACTAGAATCCTGGACCGATGCTACGATGAGCAAGTTTCTCCATTCGGCTTGCAGATGTTACGTGGGCGGGGCATACTATATAGTCTATCGGTATTCAAGCCATTCCATCGGCTTCTGTGGGCTTCTTTCGGACAAAATAAAGTATATCCCAGCTAGATTGACTCTTTCCCAGAGCGACAAAACGCGGGAAGCAGAGTTCGGGGAAGTGAATCCGCGCACACGACCGTTGGGATAGGCACGTCAGTATTTGACTGAGCGTGGGCACACGATAACGATACCGTTATTTTTCCTCGCGTATTGTTATGCAATTGAATGAATCGGAACCCGTATTTTTATTGGGCGCCAAAGCAGCGCAGGCGCAGTGCCGAACATGAGGTAGCCAGCTGGTGCTCGCGCAATTactctttaattttaaaaaggcaaatttacaacaattaaaaagttgatttatttgttttgtaacGCTTTTGTATCAGTCGTCCGTTGCtagttttgaatttgaatactTCCCGCCTGTATTTTCATTATCTGGCAACTTTAACTACTGCTTACTCTTACTAACACTGTGCTATGACGACCCTTAAAGGTTGCATTGCCTAACATCGATATCAACAAAACATCGATAAGAGTCGCTCAATAACATGTTTCTCACATCACTAACCAagtgcaattcaatttaatcCGTTGCAAATAACCGCgcattaattatatttgttgCACTGCAGGCTGCTGATAAGAGCTGTTGAAAAGAGCAGCCCAGCCAAACGAGCACCGCAATGCGGTAGTTTCATCGCAAACGAGCTGATAGAGGCGTACTGCGCGCCGGAAGCGAAAAAGGGCGCCAAAAGGTGAACATTCCCATGCAAACACTCGCACTTAAGCATAAACAACAGGACAAAACCCATGCAACTACCCTCACCGAAGGACAAACACATGCCCAGCGGCAGCGTGCAGCAAGCGAAAGCGAATTTCTCCTGGCAGTCGCTAACGCAACTCTTGAGCGGCCTGTGGCAGCGCCTCTATTTGCCGCGTTCGCCGTTTTTGGCTCTGCCAGCGCCGCCCCtcgccacgcccccagctAATACTACGCAGCGCCGCGCGAAGAAAGAGGTAAGACGGCTGCAAAGCCCCAAACAAGATATGAAAATGCTCGACAAAACAGATAGCTCGAAAATAGGGAAAACAAGATATCCAACAAAACTGCTACCTGTCCATGGGATTTGTGGCACCCATACAGACGCAGACGCGAGCGTGCGGGTGCACAGCTGACTACGCAGCACGCCGCACACGCTCATATTCTTAACACACGATTTATATTAGAGCAGAACAGTTACTTTCCAGTTTTTGCTCCCAGAAGCAAAGTTTTGTGGAAttgtattcttttttattggTTGTAGGTCATTATTATTGCgctgttttagtttttcccccaaagtgttttgtttggtACTGTTGTTGCGCGCTCGGCAGCTCTTTTTCGTCAGCGTTTTTCAACACTGTTTAGTTGGCGTGCACAACACTGTCTCCCAGACGTGGTGAATAAAATACCAAGTGACGTGAATTGAAGGAAAAAAACACGATTTTCAACGTAAACGCACACTATTTTTCGGTGTGTGTGAAAAGCCCAAAAAGCGTTTTCAACAACAGGCAGAAGCCAGGATTTGCAGGACAACAATTGTGGATatagcggcagcagcagctgctcaaaaggcaacaacaacggcagcgaCAGCGACGCTTCGgccaagcaacaacaacagtagcAAAGCAAAGCCAGCGGAGCGCATacaacaaaaatcaattttcgcGCTCGTGAAAAATATCAGCAGCAAATTGCAAGGTAGATGCGCTAATGGttagctaattaaaatgcgaAAGTTTTTGGACTTTTTCGTTGCTTTTATTTGTAGTCCGTTTTTCCAATGCACCCACACAGAGGCACAATATTGCAATTTGCTTGAGCGCCCgcgtgtgcgagtgtgtgtatgtgggtgtgaatgtgtgcgtgtgcgtgccAGCTGTATTCCGTACTGTACTCACCTC
Protein-coding sequences here:
- the LOC6729971 gene encoding neprilysin-4 yields the protein MGIKTKHNAMQLLCICIAGHVLSAMVAAAPTSEEDLKQDTPYMKELLRQAKTAEIESFMDQKADPCNDFYAFSCGNYKRINSALSMQVVTTGVFETLTKGLNRKILKMLNTPHDTYDTPEDIKVKHFYESCLRIKELNSTYSEKLKGLIAEFGTMPLLEGSSWQEDDFDWLNTTARMAYRYGITPVMGIEVNKDLASNTRNRIYLGQQDFPLEARSMYVDDATAVYRQKYRNNIQRILQRSLGVQMDLAKKTAKELIDFEVDLAQGLVDDSEGLDLGELTQLLTVDEIQRRYSPTLDIDRLLFVSMGELISDQIYEYNKRYQQNLVEVIKRTPKRIVANYIFFRLIWEFVETPSDSQEKQKQACVDLTKKYFAKNLDNMFYRRYNNEKSSREIDNMWRQLKSTFNETLRSSPALNWIERPTRNLAMAKLQAMTLEVNNYSDDNFTEEFAELNLQSDDYVENVRYTSLLGAKQMREMLHKPAKPFEAGSQLSYTPANILIENTIKVPVALLQPFYIWSDVYPNAIMFGTLASLIGHELIHGFDDSGRKFDEKGNSKDWWDEKSSSNFLKRRDCFTKQYGRYVYDGIQLKESTAQSENIADNGGMRLAYTAYRQWYENQLTLPNGAQDMTKETLPNLRYTATQLFFISFAQSWCNDAHPSVKALQVSTDQHMPGKFRVIGSLSNFDEFSKEFNCPAGSAMNPSEKCILY
- the LOC6729970 gene encoding neprilysin-4, with protein sequence MAMKLLCIWIVGHVVSALVIAAPTSEDVLNQDTPYMKELLRQAKAAEIESFMDQKSDPCKDFYSFSCGNYKRINSALTMRVMSTGVFETLTNGFNRKIVKMLNTPHDTYDTPEDIQVKHFYESCLRIKELNSTYSEKLKGLIAEFGTMPLLEGSSWQEDDFDWLNTTARMAHRYGITSIIGVGVATDFANNQKNIIYIGQQEFPLKTRSMYMDNETAIYRQNYQSNVQLILKRYLGVEVELARKAAKEMIDFEVDLAHGLVDNNEHLDLRDLVELLTVAELRERYAPTLDTDQLIFVSMGEKISDKIYEFNKRYQQNLVEVIERTPKSTVANYLFISLIWEFIKKPSGLEEKPTEACVDFTKTYFAKNLDNMIYRRYKNEKSSREIDNMWHQLKSAFKETLLSSPALDWIEPSTRSLAIAKLEAMTLQVNNYAKENFTEDFADLNLQSTDCVENLRQVQMMQAKQMRQLFHQPAKPLEAGELMSYTPSNVLVENTIKVPVSLLQPFYIWSDVYPNAIVFGTLAYLIGHELIHGFDDSGRKFDEKGNSKDWWDEKSSSNFLKRRECFTKQYGRYVYDGIQLKESNAQSENIADNGGMRLAYTAYRQWYENQLTLPNGAQEMTKETLPNMRYTAKQLFFISFAQSWCNDVHPKVKAFQVSTDKHMPGKFRVIGTLSNFEEFSKEFNCHAGTAMNPIDKCILY